The window CCTGATCGCTGTAGTACATGTTTAAGAGCCATTTCTAAACTTTTTACGCCAGCTCCCCAATTTTTTTTGAGGGAAATCTGCACAGAGACTCTTTTTTTTAACTGTATCTTATCATGCTGACTTACTTCAAAGCTTTTTCACCAGCTAAGACAGAATATAACAGGATCTCATCCACACCTAACAGCCTGCATACCACCACCATTCTGCTCTGGACTGTAATTGGTATAGGCATTTTTTTCAGACTGTTTCATTACTTTGATAACAGATCCCTATGGATAGATGAATTATATCTTTCCTCCAGTCTTATCAGGATGAATTTTTTTGAGCTCGCAGGCGGCCAACTGGATTATCAGCAGAAAGCACCTTTAGGATTTTTATGGCTTGCAAAGCTATCTGTGGTACTGTTTGGTAAAAAAGAAATGGCACTTAGGCTGATTCCCCTACTCTCAGGGATTGCTTCCCTTTTTGTTTTTCTGCCTGTTGCACGTTTTTTCCTTAAACCACTTGGAGCGGCCGTGGCGGTGAGCATACTTGCCCTGGCACCGGTACTGGTATACTATTCGGTAGAAATAAAGCAATACAGTACCGAAATGTTTGCTACAGTTTTGTGCCTGTATCTCTACACACGCTATTATAACCGGCAGGATCTGAAATCCCTCATATTATGGGGAGTATGGGGAGCCCTTATCCTATGGTTTTCCTTTTCCGCCATTTTTATTCTGGCAGGTATTGCAGTAGGGCTTAGCCTGCATTATCTCCTTAAAAAGGATTGGAACAAGCTGTTCTGTTCTTTGATACCTTTTTCGCTCTGGCTCTTAAGCTTTGGTTTTAGCTTTTACCTGTTTATCAGCAGCCAACCAAAAGCCGGCTGGTTAGTGGAATGGTTTAGAAAAAGGGGTGGCTTTCTGCCACACGATGCATCCTTAGGGGATATAATCTCCTGGCTGTTTCAGTCTGTGTATACTTTTATGGAATATCCGCTGGGCATATTATGGAGCGCTCACCAGATCAAATCTATCGAAAATCCTGTACTTGAGTTTTTTCTTAAGCTAACACCGCTGGTGCTTTTATGCTGGATTCTGGGGTATGCAGCCTATTTTAGAAAAGATAAAAGGCATTTTCTGATGATCCTGCTCTTTCCGTT of the Flammeovirgaceae bacterium 311 genome contains:
- a CDS encoding hypothetical protein (COG5305 Predicted membrane protein): MLTYFKAFSPAKTEYNRISSTPNSLHTTTILLWTVIGIGIFFRLFHYFDNRSLWIDELYLSSSLIRMNFFELAGGQLDYQQKAPLGFLWLAKLSVVLFGKKEMALRLIPLLSGIASLFVFLPVARFFLKPLGAAVAVSILALAPVLVYYSVEIKQYSTEMFATVLCLYLYTRYYNRQDLKSLILWGVWGALILWFSFSAIFILAGIAVGLSLHYLLKKDWNKLFCSLIPFSLWLLSFGFSFYLFISSQPKAGWLVEWFRKRGGFLPHDASLGDIISWLFQSVYTFMEYPLGILWSAHQIKSIENPVLEFFLKLTPLVLLCWILGYAAYFRKDKRHFLMILLFPFLLTLLAVMLEKYPFFNRLRVFLAPIPILLIAHGCQQLFSLLPTKLGRLRYVLPLVLLLWPIYRSTLQVIKPDLFGDGNKSDYREGFLYLQEHVQEGDLVYLYWNTAHIYDYYQTAYNLNFDVVQLPDLRSKSEGATDYLNQLTPLLAEAEGNKRVWLVYDNYLDMQIGEYENQYPWYKGVEDVKSGRLLHREFATKGKEIDSFHKIDIVISLFDLSR